The following are encoded together in the Silurus meridionalis isolate SWU-2019-XX chromosome 2, ASM1480568v1, whole genome shotgun sequence genome:
- the LOC124394485 gene encoding cGMP-dependent protein kinase 2 isoform X1, which produces MVQSDSVAMGNGSIKAPRLEETCLASGIKESPVWESSEQLRLRIAWLEQELSQRDHELRAQELRLQTLQRELEAKVSQIDKLQDAIGYNNLGRSPPARHSHRLLSVINQGSTRFHRVAVEVHRRLKAKEGVSAEPTSGKFYSGHKAHHGSTERTRIRKDSGTKRLINEAIMNNDFLKKLEPQHTREMVDCMYEKTFTANELVIQEGEPGNYLYVLAEGFLEVMQNGKLLGQMRPGTAFGELAILYNCKRTATVRAMTQSHIWALDRQMFQSIMMRSTQARHAEYFSFLRSVSLLKDLPEEKLAKIVDCLEIDYFDKGEYIIREGEEGNTFFIIAKGEVSVTQSTEGFPEPQEIKTLGIGDYFGEKALISEDVRSANIIAKENDTQCLVVDRDNFNQMVGTYEELQAYLREYVEQLSISDERRNAVSPLRERGTEAAELRNLREKANRLSSTSFLNDLQIVATLGMGGFGRVELVKLKDEDTAFALKCIKKKHIVDTKQQDHIYSEKNILQMTKCNFIVRLFRTFRDTKYVYMLLEVCLGGELWSILRDMGFFEEATARFCIGCVLEAFDYLHGIGVVYRDLKPENLLLDTEGYIKMTDFGFAKRIGLGKKTWTFCGTPEYVAPEVIMNKGHDFGADCWSLGILIFELLTGSPPFVGSDPIKIYTMVLHGIEKVDFPKRISKRPEDLIRRLCRLNPAERLGNKKSGIIDIKKHKWFQGFNWEGLRRRKLTSPLKRELNGPLDHSYFDMFPPELEEPPDELSGWDKDF; this is translated from the exons ATGGTGCAAAGTGACTCTGTGGCCATGGGGAATGGTTCAATCAAAGCCCCTCGGCTGGAGGAGACTTGCTTGGCTTCAGGTATTAAAGAGTCACCAGTGTGGGAGTCATCGGAGCAGCTGAGGCTGAGGATAGCCTGGCTTGAGCAGGAACTTTCCCAACGAGACCATGAGCTAAGAGCCCAGGAGCTTCGGCTGCAGACTTTACAGAGGGAGCTTGAGGCCAAAGTCTCTCAGATTGACAAGCTTCAGGATGCCATCGGCTACAACAACCTGGGACGCTCTCCGCCAGCCAGGCACAGTCACAGGCTGCTCAGCGTTATTAATCAGGGCTCAACACGATTCCATAGGGTGGCTGTAGAGGTTCACCGCCGACTCAAGGCCAAGGAAGGGGTTTCTGCTGAGCCTACATCTGGAAAATTCTACAGTGGTCACAAGGCCCATCATGGTTCTACCGAGAGAACACGCATCCGCAAAGACTCAGG CACCAAGAGACTGATCAATGAGGCCATCATGAACAATGATTTTCTGAAGAAGTTAGAGCCTCAACACACACGGGAGATGGTGGACTGCATGTATGAGAAAACCTTTACTGCCAATGAGCTGGTAATCCAAGAAGGGGAGCCTGGGAACTACCTCTATGTGCTTGCAG AGGGCTTTTTGGAGGTGATGCAAAATGGGAAGCTCCTGGGGCAGATGCGACCTGGAACCGCTTTTGGAGAGTTGGCCATCCTCTACAACTGCAAGAGGACTGCCACTGTTAGAG cTATGACACAGTCTCACATCTGGGCTCTCGACCGGCAGATGTTTCAGAGTATCATGATGAGATCCACTCAGGCCAGACATGCAGAGTACTTCAGCTTCCTGCGCAG tgtgtCTTTATTAAAGGACTTGCCAGAGGAGAAACTTGCCAAAATTGTTGACTGCTTAGAAATT GATTATTTTGACAAAGGAGAGTACATTATTCGTGAGGGAGAGGAGGGGAACACTTTCTTTATTATAGCTAAAGGAGAG gTGTCAGTAACACAGAGCACTGAGGGATTTCCTGAACCTCAGGAGATTAAGACCCTGGGCATAGGAGATTACTTTGGAGAAAAAGCACTTATAAG TGAAGATGTTCGTTCAGCTAACATCATTGCAAAGGAGAATGACACGCAGTGTTTGGTGGTGGACAGAGA TAACTTTAATCAGATGGTGGGTACTTATGAGGAGCTGCAGGCATATCTGCGGGAGTATGTGGAGCAGCTGTCTATAAGTGATGAGAGAAGAAATGCAGT AAGTCCTCTGCGTGAGCGAGGCACAGAGGCAGCTGAGCTGCGCAATCTGCGTGAGAAAGCCAATCGACTGTCCAGTACATCTTTCTTAAATGACCTGCAAATTGTGGCCACTCTAGGCATGGGAGGCTTTGGCAGAGTAGAGCTG GTGAAGCTCAAAGATGAAGACACTGCTTTTGCTTTGAAGTGCATTAAGAAGAAGCACATTGTCGACACTAAGCAGCAGGACCACATCTACTCTGAGAAGAACATTTTACAAATGACTAAGTGCAACTTTATAGTCAG ATTGTTTCGGACATTTCGGGATACTAAATATGTGTACATGCTGCTCGAGGTCTGTCTTGGTGGAGAGTTATGGAGCATTCTAAGGGACAT ggGCTTCTTTGAGGAAGCCACTGCACGATTCTGCATTGGTTGTGTTCTGGAGGCCTTTGATTACCTGCATGGAATCGGTGTTGTTTACCGAGACCTCAAACCTGAGAATCTACTTCTAGATACAGAGGGATACATTAAAATG ACTGATTTTGGCTTTGCTAAGAGAATTGGTTTGGGAAAGAAAACCTGGACATTCTGTGGCACACCAGAGTATGTGGCCCCTGAGGTCATTATGAATAAAGGCCATGACTTTGGAGCCGACTGTTGGTCTTTAGGGATCCTCATTTTTGAGCTCCTCACTGGCAG CCCTCCTTTCGTAGGATCTGATCCTATCAAGATCTACACAATGGTGCTGCATGGCATAGAGAAGGTGGACTTTCCCAAGAGGATCAGCAAACGCCCAGAGGACTTGATCAGGAGGCTCTGCAG GCTCAATCCTGCAGAACGACTTGGCAATAAGAAAAGTGGCATTATTGACATCAAGAAACACAA GTGGTTTCAGGGATTTAACTGGGAGGGACTACGACGACGGAAGCTCACATCTCCACTAAAGAGAGAG
- the LOC124394485 gene encoding cGMP-dependent protein kinase 2 isoform X3, translating to MGSSWGRCDLEPLLESWPSSTTARGLPLLEMFQSIMMRSTQARHAEYFSFLRSVSLLKDLPEEKLAKIVDCLEIDYFDKGEYIIREGEEGNTFFIIAKGEVSVTQSTEGFPEPQEIKTLGIGDYFGEKALISEDVRSANIIAKENDTQCLVVDRDNFNQMVGTYEELQAYLREYVEQLSISDERRNAVSPLRERGTEAAELRNLREKANRLSSTSFLNDLQIVATLGMGGFGRVELVKLKDEDTAFALKCIKKKHIVDTKQQDHIYSEKNILQMTKCNFIVRLFRTFRDTKYVYMLLEVCLGGELWSILRDMGFFEEATARFCIGCVLEAFDYLHGIGVVYRDLKPENLLLDTEGYIKMTDFGFAKRIGLGKKTWTFCGTPEYVAPEVIMNKGHDFGADCWSLGILIFELLTGSPPFVGSDPIKIYTMVLHGIEKVDFPKRISKRPEDLIRRLCRLNPAERLGNKKSGIIDIKKHKWFQGFNWEGLRRRKLTSPLKRELNGPLDHSYFDMFPPELEEPPDELSGWDKDF from the exons ATGGGAAGCTCCTGGGGCAGATGCGACCTGGAACCGCTTTTGGAGAGTTGGCCATCCTCTACAACTGCAAGAGGACTGCCACTGTTAGAG ATGTTTCAGAGTATCATGATGAGATCCACTCAGGCCAGACATGCAGAGTACTTCAGCTTCCTGCGCAG tgtgtCTTTATTAAAGGACTTGCCAGAGGAGAAACTTGCCAAAATTGTTGACTGCTTAGAAATT GATTATTTTGACAAAGGAGAGTACATTATTCGTGAGGGAGAGGAGGGGAACACTTTCTTTATTATAGCTAAAGGAGAG gTGTCAGTAACACAGAGCACTGAGGGATTTCCTGAACCTCAGGAGATTAAGACCCTGGGCATAGGAGATTACTTTGGAGAAAAAGCACTTATAAG TGAAGATGTTCGTTCAGCTAACATCATTGCAAAGGAGAATGACACGCAGTGTTTGGTGGTGGACAGAGA TAACTTTAATCAGATGGTGGGTACTTATGAGGAGCTGCAGGCATATCTGCGGGAGTATGTGGAGCAGCTGTCTATAAGTGATGAGAGAAGAAATGCAGT AAGTCCTCTGCGTGAGCGAGGCACAGAGGCAGCTGAGCTGCGCAATCTGCGTGAGAAAGCCAATCGACTGTCCAGTACATCTTTCTTAAATGACCTGCAAATTGTGGCCACTCTAGGCATGGGAGGCTTTGGCAGAGTAGAGCTG GTGAAGCTCAAAGATGAAGACACTGCTTTTGCTTTGAAGTGCATTAAGAAGAAGCACATTGTCGACACTAAGCAGCAGGACCACATCTACTCTGAGAAGAACATTTTACAAATGACTAAGTGCAACTTTATAGTCAG ATTGTTTCGGACATTTCGGGATACTAAATATGTGTACATGCTGCTCGAGGTCTGTCTTGGTGGAGAGTTATGGAGCATTCTAAGGGACAT ggGCTTCTTTGAGGAAGCCACTGCACGATTCTGCATTGGTTGTGTTCTGGAGGCCTTTGATTACCTGCATGGAATCGGTGTTGTTTACCGAGACCTCAAACCTGAGAATCTACTTCTAGATACAGAGGGATACATTAAAATG ACTGATTTTGGCTTTGCTAAGAGAATTGGTTTGGGAAAGAAAACCTGGACATTCTGTGGCACACCAGAGTATGTGGCCCCTGAGGTCATTATGAATAAAGGCCATGACTTTGGAGCCGACTGTTGGTCTTTAGGGATCCTCATTTTTGAGCTCCTCACTGGCAG CCCTCCTTTCGTAGGATCTGATCCTATCAAGATCTACACAATGGTGCTGCATGGCATAGAGAAGGTGGACTTTCCCAAGAGGATCAGCAAACGCCCAGAGGACTTGATCAGGAGGCTCTGCAG GCTCAATCCTGCAGAACGACTTGGCAATAAGAAAAGTGGCATTATTGACATCAAGAAACACAA GTGGTTTCAGGGATTTAACTGGGAGGGACTACGACGACGGAAGCTCACATCTCCACTAAAGAGAGAG
- the LOC124394485 gene encoding cGMP-dependent protein kinase 2 isoform X2 has translation MTHKPRIFQQKRNQDKRTRVAVEVHRRLKAKEGVSAEPTSGKFYSGHKAHHGSTERTRIRKDSGTKRLINEAIMNNDFLKKLEPQHTREMVDCMYEKTFTANELVIQEGEPGNYLYVLAEGFLEVMQNGKLLGQMRPGTAFGELAILYNCKRTATVRAMTQSHIWALDRQMFQSIMMRSTQARHAEYFSFLRSVSLLKDLPEEKLAKIVDCLEIDYFDKGEYIIREGEEGNTFFIIAKGEVSVTQSTEGFPEPQEIKTLGIGDYFGEKALISEDVRSANIIAKENDTQCLVVDRDNFNQMVGTYEELQAYLREYVEQLSISDERRNAVSPLRERGTEAAELRNLREKANRLSSTSFLNDLQIVATLGMGGFGRVELVKLKDEDTAFALKCIKKKHIVDTKQQDHIYSEKNILQMTKCNFIVRLFRTFRDTKYVYMLLEVCLGGELWSILRDMGFFEEATARFCIGCVLEAFDYLHGIGVVYRDLKPENLLLDTEGYIKMTDFGFAKRIGLGKKTWTFCGTPEYVAPEVIMNKGHDFGADCWSLGILIFELLTGSPPFVGSDPIKIYTMVLHGIEKVDFPKRISKRPEDLIRRLCRLNPAERLGNKKSGIIDIKKHKWFQGFNWEGLRRRKLTSPLKRELNGPLDHSYFDMFPPELEEPPDELSGWDKDF, from the exons ATGACACACAAACCGCGAATATTTCAACAGAAAAGGAATCAGGACAAACGCACAAG GGTGGCTGTAGAGGTTCACCGCCGACTCAAGGCCAAGGAAGGGGTTTCTGCTGAGCCTACATCTGGAAAATTCTACAGTGGTCACAAGGCCCATCATGGTTCTACCGAGAGAACACGCATCCGCAAAGACTCAGG CACCAAGAGACTGATCAATGAGGCCATCATGAACAATGATTTTCTGAAGAAGTTAGAGCCTCAACACACACGGGAGATGGTGGACTGCATGTATGAGAAAACCTTTACTGCCAATGAGCTGGTAATCCAAGAAGGGGAGCCTGGGAACTACCTCTATGTGCTTGCAG AGGGCTTTTTGGAGGTGATGCAAAATGGGAAGCTCCTGGGGCAGATGCGACCTGGAACCGCTTTTGGAGAGTTGGCCATCCTCTACAACTGCAAGAGGACTGCCACTGTTAGAG cTATGACACAGTCTCACATCTGGGCTCTCGACCGGCAGATGTTTCAGAGTATCATGATGAGATCCACTCAGGCCAGACATGCAGAGTACTTCAGCTTCCTGCGCAG tgtgtCTTTATTAAAGGACTTGCCAGAGGAGAAACTTGCCAAAATTGTTGACTGCTTAGAAATT GATTATTTTGACAAAGGAGAGTACATTATTCGTGAGGGAGAGGAGGGGAACACTTTCTTTATTATAGCTAAAGGAGAG gTGTCAGTAACACAGAGCACTGAGGGATTTCCTGAACCTCAGGAGATTAAGACCCTGGGCATAGGAGATTACTTTGGAGAAAAAGCACTTATAAG TGAAGATGTTCGTTCAGCTAACATCATTGCAAAGGAGAATGACACGCAGTGTTTGGTGGTGGACAGAGA TAACTTTAATCAGATGGTGGGTACTTATGAGGAGCTGCAGGCATATCTGCGGGAGTATGTGGAGCAGCTGTCTATAAGTGATGAGAGAAGAAATGCAGT AAGTCCTCTGCGTGAGCGAGGCACAGAGGCAGCTGAGCTGCGCAATCTGCGTGAGAAAGCCAATCGACTGTCCAGTACATCTTTCTTAAATGACCTGCAAATTGTGGCCACTCTAGGCATGGGAGGCTTTGGCAGAGTAGAGCTG GTGAAGCTCAAAGATGAAGACACTGCTTTTGCTTTGAAGTGCATTAAGAAGAAGCACATTGTCGACACTAAGCAGCAGGACCACATCTACTCTGAGAAGAACATTTTACAAATGACTAAGTGCAACTTTATAGTCAG ATTGTTTCGGACATTTCGGGATACTAAATATGTGTACATGCTGCTCGAGGTCTGTCTTGGTGGAGAGTTATGGAGCATTCTAAGGGACAT ggGCTTCTTTGAGGAAGCCACTGCACGATTCTGCATTGGTTGTGTTCTGGAGGCCTTTGATTACCTGCATGGAATCGGTGTTGTTTACCGAGACCTCAAACCTGAGAATCTACTTCTAGATACAGAGGGATACATTAAAATG ACTGATTTTGGCTTTGCTAAGAGAATTGGTTTGGGAAAGAAAACCTGGACATTCTGTGGCACACCAGAGTATGTGGCCCCTGAGGTCATTATGAATAAAGGCCATGACTTTGGAGCCGACTGTTGGTCTTTAGGGATCCTCATTTTTGAGCTCCTCACTGGCAG CCCTCCTTTCGTAGGATCTGATCCTATCAAGATCTACACAATGGTGCTGCATGGCATAGAGAAGGTGGACTTTCCCAAGAGGATCAGCAAACGCCCAGAGGACTTGATCAGGAGGCTCTGCAG GCTCAATCCTGCAGAACGACTTGGCAATAAGAAAAGTGGCATTATTGACATCAAGAAACACAA GTGGTTTCAGGGATTTAACTGGGAGGGACTACGACGACGGAAGCTCACATCTCCACTAAAGAGAGAG